DNA sequence from the Anguilla anguilla isolate fAngAng1 chromosome 4, fAngAng1.pri, whole genome shotgun sequence genome:
TCTGGACAATTATGAATTTGATAAAATGTCACAGCATCTAGGAACTGACATGGCCAAGCACATTACTTGAAGCATATTTTTGAACCCTAAGAGAACATGCAAAATGTGAAATAGACTGCACTTCTAAACAGCAATCTCACTCTGATTGTTCTGAGAGAGGTAATGCTCATTATTGAATCCATTGTGTgagatataaataaacaaataatgctCTGGAAAAAATTTACCGTTGAAGCCTTTCCTGGAGTTACAAATGGTTTTCATATTCTTAATCAATTAGCAAGTTGCTTATCAAAGATGAAGGAGGTTAAATGGTTATTTCCATGTTAGCACAAATGATGCCAAGCAAAAAGAATGTTTAACCATGAAAACACACTCTAGTAATTCTATACAGAATAGGATGTGACATGTTCAGTAGTATTTACTCCTTTTATGGATAGCTGTAACAATGTTTCATGGATCAGGGTATtgtgctcagataaaaccaggATAGTTTCTGGGGAAAGACCCATATTCTTTAGAGTGGTTAGATCTAAATCCAAATCAAGGAGGTTCATATGCTCTCTCAGGAAACCAAGTACAAACCTGTAATAATGTCTGACTACATTCCAACAAGTCACATGACTATCCATTTGCTGTCTATCTACCGCTGAGACAAGAATATCAAAATAAATCTATATCACCTTCAAGATGCTGGGCAACTGTGATGTACTCCAACTCCTGACCACTCATCAAGCAACCACTTGTCCACtagaccccatcccatctataGTCCTCCACTCTATATCTGGTAAGAACCTTCCTTGCCTGTCCTCTATCATCAATGCCTTTCTTGCATGTGGCCATGTTCCCTAAGACTTTAAAATGGCCTGTGTTACCCCAATCCGTTAAAAACCGCACCTTGGTATCGTCAGATGTCAAGAATAATTAACTTGTATCGCTTCtaccttttctgtccaaaacccttgaaagagcagtgcttaaacaactATCATCTTTTCACCATCaaaacaacctgcttgatcctcATCAGTCTGGCTTTTGAactgggcactcaacagagattgctctcctggctgtgactgaggcacttgccactgcaagagcctcatccttttcctctgtcctgatccttctagacctgtctgcagcagtcaACACAGTCAACCACAAACTCCTTGCTCCACTTTGGCTGAGATTGGCATTTCTAGGACTGCCCTCTCTTAATTTGCTTCCTACCATGCACATAGGTcttaccaggtcacctggatggggtctgtcTCTAcacctcatccccttgttacaggagttccacagggatctgtactggggccTCTGCTGGTCAACATTTACATCAAGTCATTTGGTTTTGTCATTAATTCACACGGCTTCTCttatcactgttatgctgatgatacacagcacttcttctctttccctccctctcccatcgAGATCAATGAGAGAATATCTGCCTGCCTGGCAGACAGCTCTATATAGATGGCCAGGTATTACCtaaagctcaacctcaacatgACCAAACTGCTGTTCCTCCCTTACAGGACCTCCCTACTATGGGAGCTCTCAATTACTGtcgatggcaccacagtgactgcctctcactctgcaagcaggacctcaaggagcacatcaaggcaataCCATCGTCCTAATTCCTCTTGAACAATATCAGGAGGCTTTGACCATTCCTGACCACgtactccacccagctacttgTCCAGGCCCTGGTGATCTCCTGTCTTGAcaactgcaactctctccttgcaaccCTGCCAGCCtatgccatacagccactacagatgatttaGAATGCTGCTGTCCaacttgtcttcaaccttcctaCGTTCACTACGTGAGGCATCTGGATGAGCAATTTGGAACTTCCACAAGAAGTGAAAgtatttcaaaaatgtgttttactcaGGGCTTGCAGGCTGAGCAGTGGCAGTTCCATTTGATGTCTCGCTGTTCTTTCTTGCTGTACTACATTACCAGTATGTCATTGCTGTGGCATGTGGTGCACAACACACAAAGTGGGGAAAACTCAAAGGAGGTAGCACAGCAGAAGTAATGAAAGCATGGCCACACGCAAGTTGTGCATCATCTGGCCACGGCATGAAATCACTACAGATCCGTTTCTTTGACTCATCAGATTTCAAACTTTAAATGATGGCTCAGCTGTTTTGGAAAGtgacaaaagcaaataaattattataaaatgcatCTGTTTTTTATGTGATCATGTATGATATAAGACAAGATAATTGATTTATCACCCTCAGTCAAATAAGTGCTGTTCTTCAATAAAATGTAACAGTAAAGTCGAAGTTACACATTTAGTGAGTTACATCTGGAGATTTTCTAAATGTGGCCTGAGATGAGGTTTTAATTTCTTAATGAATATTAAGTGATTGCTCAAGAGTAAAAGTTTTTATAAGCACGTCACTGAATAGCTCCTTTGTCTGTGTTTACACATTCTCAAAGATAAAATACCCATGCCCTGCCCACATGTTAATGCTCTGAAATTCCACTCTGTTCTCCAAGTAAGCTTTAAAATTATGCTTGATGAATGGCATGAGGTAGAACATCACAATTAAGAGGAAGTAATCTAAAATAATTTAGTGCCCTTCCCACACCTGTCACACAAGGttgaagggggaggagccagtgaTCTGCAATAGCAATCTAAAACAAACGTGATAACAGCAAACTAGTTTGGAAAGTCCACCAGGTGCCTCATATAAGGCCTCTGAGTTCAAGCCAGTGAATCAGAGCACTACCTGACTAGAGCTAAACGCACAGCCTGCTCCTCTTTTGCTGAAgccaaagacacacagagactaAGACTGAAGATGGCGAGCACCAGATTCTTTACTGTGGCCCTGCTGGTCATTTTCACCCTCAACAGCTTCCTTCCTCAGACAGAGTCAGGTGAGTCTTCTCCCACTGCCGCACAAGCTGTCATGTAGTTATTCCACAGTTTCCCAGCCATGAAATTTAATGTTATGATGATGTTGAGAGGTCTGAGGGCTAATTTCCGGAAGATTTATGTTACTCTTCCCAAATGTAAGAATTGTCATTTTGAATGTGAACATCTATTTTCCCTTCTTTCAGCTTCTgtggtttacatttttttttccttttctcaatCCAGTAAGCTGCTGCCTGTCATATACCAAGAGAAATATTCACTGCCAAAAGCTGAAGGGCTACACCATCCAGACATACAAgggcatctgtgacatggaTGCGATCATGTAAGTTATTCTCAGAGAGAATACAGAGATATGTAACACTGGTCATTGGTAGGTAGTAAGTGTAGAGCAGTGTTTTGAATCCAAGACTTGATTATAAGGATTTCAACAGTACTGTGGACAGCAGTGTAAATAATTGGTTAAACTCTTCACCTTTATCTTGACCTGCAGTGTAATGAGTGTCATATTACAATGTATCCCAtatcatttcagcatttagcagaaactcacacacagtgactTTTATATACACTCCTTGTAtttagctggatattttactgaagcaatttaggttaagtactTGTAAAACCAGTGTTTCAGTAGTGTGGCGGGGTGATTAGTGCATTATATGCAGCATCTGAAGGTCGTAATATAAAGATTGTCACAGTAAAGTTACAGTAGAAGTTAAAGTTTTATCAGGTACTTTATTAAAAAGCAATGTGGGCAACAATTTATAGCAAAAGACTGTGGGATCAGAGGTTTGTTTGCTGCTGACTTTGAGAGTCAGACAAATTACAAAGTGTGGCTTATCATGTTTACACATCCAAATCCATGGAGTATTAATGCGCATAGTTGAATTATATTTCATGTGTATTAGCCACCTTGCTCAATAGACATGTAGTAATATAGCCATTAATATAGTCATTGTAAATAATAGGCATGCATATTCCCTAAGGTTCAATTCAATGTGTCATTACAGCTTCCACACAAAAGCGGGCAAGTTCATCTGTGCTGATCCATCAAAAGAGCAGACACAGGGGACAATCCAGTGCCTTAAGTGAGTCGCCTCCTCTTTTtcaattacacattttgtagGAAACATTGCCTGTGATGCGATGAAGTAGCTGCAGAAATTAGTTGAACATATTTATCCTTCTGTAACCACTGTGACTTTTTTCTATGACCCAAACGTTCATAAACAACAAATGCAAAGTTGAAACAAAATTACTGCTGGAATTAAGCagaaatgttttaacatttaatttaaccaCAGCTAAAAGAAGTTGTTGCATTTTcttgcttaaaaataaacactgatctTTCTTTCTTCAGTGCAAGAGCCAAGAGTTTGTCTTGAGGAACCTTCCAGACTGTCATTGACTCAACACAATGACAATGAAGCAATTTAAGAAAATAAgctattttacttttttcattcttGTGTACTTCACTAcatgtatttactttatttaagaaagtgatttctatttttttttttaaatggtatatttgaattgtatttcagttttttctaaATATGTTTATGGTAATGCTGAAGTTTTCACCACTTCATTATTGATCTGTTTTATAAACAGAAATGGCATAGTGTCACATCCGAAATACTATGATgccaaattttaaatattgaaatgaaaatgaaaacatttaatgtttttaaagagtatcacacattatttttgtgttgacTTTGTGCTGTCTTCTTcataaaaacagtttaaacaCCTTGAAAGAAATcaatatgtttgttttatttggcaAAATTCTTATATAATTTCTGTATGTAACTCTGTGATGTGGACATGTAATAAAGCTACAATAaagatatatgtgtgtgaaacatattttattattaagtaCAGTGAATAGACTTAAGATGACAAACTCACAGTACACAACAATCATAAAAATTTAATGGGACAATTAAAAAAGACTGGCAGTCTGTGTCCCTCCTGTTCCCTTTTTGATTATACTTTATCGCCCCCTGGTATTGCATTATGTCAAATACCAATTGCAATTCAAGGCTTGTAACTGATTTACAGGTTTAATAGGTGAAAAGTATGCTTCTTCATAGTCAGTTTGCATTGTAATCATGAAGTTCATTCATCTTAATTTcactcaattaaattaaaaatataaaacacttaCTTATGGACAGCTATTTTCAACActggaaaatattaatgcagtCATTCTGGACAATTATGAATGTGACTGTTACATcccacgtgtatgtgtgtgtatgtgtctctctcgctctctttctctctgtctttgttctgGCTATCATTCTCTGCTGGACCCCATTCCCATTTGTCCCATCTGCCGTCAATCATCGTTACATCCTTGTCCCACTTCTACCAATCAGAGGGCTCCACATAACCCCGGTTCctccaattttttaaattatttttatgtcacgaggcaagtcattaagaacaaattcttatttacaatggcggacagctttgcattttaaaaaccctgAGCTTCCTGTTTTGGTTGCTCTCGTTTTGTCAGTCTGTCTTGAGCTTTAGCCATATGTTTGattgttgctggtgtttaaTCTTTGTATTGTACCGTTCCCTAGTGTGTTGCCGTTGTCTATCTGGTTATCCTTTGTTTGTATGTCCTGTTGTATTCAGTGTGGCCACGACAAGGCCTTGGGACAGGGTAAGACAGGGGCCTCTATACACTAGCACACATAGGTTTAAGTACTTGTATAGACACCTCAGGTTAGGAGTGGTTGCCACCTGCTGTTTCTGTTCGTTAGCTAGAGTAGGAAGtcaggcttttgttttgtaaatatacTAGTTAGATAGCCTTGTCCTACTTTTGATTTTCAGCTAGCactgtttggttttgttgtttttcttttttttagcaacACTCGGGTTCCTTGACCTCAATTGTGtgtcttgttttgtgtattgtaaatattgtacatacCCGCTTGTATTTTCACTTTTGCACTTTAAACCTAGTAAACACTCTTCACTTGACAGTCCATTTCAGtctccttattattattatcattacaatTGCTTGTAATGATAATAATCTTTACTTCACCCAgtcttataaatatatatggtACTCACCCCATGTACCACTAGACCTTTGTGGTCGTAACAtaattgggggctcgtccgggatgaGCGTATTCTGTGTGAATAATATTGTCGTATTTTGCATTGTGCATTGTAAAATCGCTAGATTGGTGTATTATTGGATGCTGTGTTGGTGTACTGTGATATTGGACTGCGTATTTATTCAGTGCTGTGCTTGTGCATAAGAAAGGACACAAAAATGGCTTCATTTGATTTAGGTGAGTTTATTGCAGCACCTTCGCATATTGTTTTTGACTAGTGCCATAAAGCAGACTTGTTAGCTATTGCGGATCACTTTGGTATCTCGGTTTTGTGGGCACGTCCTGATTTTGCCGAGTCCTCAGCATCCTCAGGTCGATATCGTCGGCCACGCCCCAAAATATTTCGGCCTCACCCACAGAATCATCACAATTCAATAAACCAATCGCCATCCTTTattggggctgctgggaaaattGAAAGAACCGCCAATTTATCAATTCAAAATTTCCCAAACGTTGACGTTGCATCATACAAGTAAGGGCAGTTATCTTGCAtctgtgcattttgtgtgaCATATCTTAATCCGTTATTTTTGTGCAGCTAACCTCCCCAACcaacaaactttatttttttgtatgcatCTATTTAATTTTTCTCTTTATATTTGAATGCAGAAATTCATGGAAGGTAATCTTAGCGAACTAACCAAGCGGACATTCATATAGGTAACGTTATTAGGCTAAGCTTTATGAACGTCTAGCAGCATCTTGAATATTTTAACTACAGTgtagagagaaagcgagaggggGCCTCTTAACTAAATTTATTGGTAGCATGGGCACTGGGACTGTTGGTAGCCTACCATACTAGCCTGAAGGACAACCTGAagttttcttttccaaaaaaacagcagtttccAAAAATCTCTCAAGCATATGACTACCATTGCAAAAAAGGGGATTGATCGATTCAACTTTGGTGTTTGTaacgggggggggcagcggaggTGCTGGACTGACGAGGCAAAAAACAGCGCTAGGTTTAATCCCGTAGgcgtaatttatttattaacaggTAAGGTGTGTGTGGTAAAACTAGGGAAAAAGCTCTGGGTAGGTGAGGACATGACGAGCAGTACAAGGAGTCCCTGAGGTGACTTTAAGTCGCAGGTTTTGTTCTCAGTCTCCGGAACCAGGAGCAGAATTAGCCAGCGTTAGCTGGTTCAAGTCACATAGACGAAAGGCCGGTGGCTGTCCATGGTTCTGTCACAGCTGGGAGAGGAGACAGGTGAGGCGCAGTGAGTTGCTGGtagaggggcggggcagacgACTTCCGCACCACAGTGTAGAAATCTAAAATAACTCCCATCCAGCTAATTTAGTCTCCGTTGCTAGCTACGTTTACTCACTGGATGCTCGGCCATGCTAGTACTTAAAGAAACAGTGACACACCTCCATCATATTATTTGCAGTTGCTTGAATTCATTTGTCAGGCGTCAAGAAATTTTATTCCCATTTAAGTGAACATGCTGACATTAGTTGTATCCTGCAAATACCGATAGCTTTACTACGCGAATAATTCAGATTAAACAATGAATTAACCAAAGTATTGGCTATTGTCAGCTTACTACTTGATTGTTGTATTCAGCGCAAAATTACTATATTATCCTCAGGCGTCTAGAATCTTAGTTGTTGTCCTCAGTACGACATAATTAAATTGTCCTCAGCccaatattattatattgtcCTCAGCCTAATATAATGATATTGTCCTCAGACCAATGTTGCTATATTGTCCTCAGCCCAGTGTTACTATGTTGTCCTCAGACCAATGTTGATATATTGTCCTCAGCCCAATATAATGATCTTTTGCTCAGTCCAATGTTACAATATTGTCCTTAGCCCAACGTTGCTATGTTGTTCTCAGGCATCTATTGTAACCAGGTAGTTGTTGTCCTCGGCCCAATGTTACTATATTGTCCTCAGACATCTAACcttttatttgttgtcctcaGCCCAACATTAGCCACTCCATTGTCCTCAGGCTTCCCACCTAATAGTTGCTGGCCTCAGAAATCATTAACCTCCCCACAAAATTTAATCTTTTAGGCTATTTCCTGTCCTCAGCCCATCATTTAGTCTGTAGCCTGTTTTTAGAGAAAGGAGCTTTATGCATTCTTAAATATAATCATGATACATAGCTATGGTAGTTCAAGATAAGTTACCAACTTATTTTGTTAAGATACAGCATAATACTATTTCAGtattaattttatgcacaatgtaaaaatgtacatcTAAATGCCTTGTCATTCATTAtctttccttctctgtctctctttgctGTAATCTATGAAGGTTTTTCCACCGCCTGAATTACCAGATGATGTGTGGGATCAAAAATCGAAGACATGACAACCTGATAGAGATACTGTtaatcaaaacaaatgactaCTTCACAATTACTCAGGACCTGCAGGCAGTGGGTCGAGTGATGAACCCCTTGGACATAAAGCTTGAAGCTGTAATGGAATCAGCCAACAGAATGCTGAAAAAAGGCTGGGTTGATAAAGTACAGAGTTCAGATCAGGAGACAGTCCATACAAATACTGTGTGCCATCAGAGCAGACCCCAAACGTAGTCTACAGTGTCTGTCCTGCATAACAGTACTGCACTTGTGCAGTTGGTGCAAGAGGTTGTATGTGCAAACATCAACTTTTGATAAAACTACTCAGCTGTCAAGACAGTCTAAAGTATCCTGACTTGGCAACACAAATTCAGGCGCATGCAAACAGTAtaatacaaacacagaaatatacTGTTGTCTGCAAAGACACAAAAACTGTCAATGTTGAAAGCATGTGTGGTAGAGGTTCATTTAAACCATGCATAGTCAACAGCTTGTGCAATTGCTGTACATTTTCATACCACAGACATTGTGCTTGCCTCCTTGTTGCAAATGAGCTTTTTCAAGTAACAGATACATATGACCACGTAATAGACCATGCACCTCATCTACTACCTTCTAAGGTTGACCTTGAAAATGGCTTAACCAATAAGATGGATGTTAATTCAATAGAAAAACTAAAGCACACCATACAAACTCTTGAGAAATGGGAGAACATACCCGAGAGCATAGCCTTGCAGATGTGTTCTTTACAACAATGTAACAAAAGAAAGTGCCCATTTGattacatttcagaaagaaCCAAACAATGACCTTACAAGGAAAATTAGAGCACTGCACCCAGGCAATAAACTAAAAAGAAAGTGATGCACAGATGAAAGAGGATGCAAACTTacaaaattttccaaaaaatcaaaaaggaaaaGGCAGGTCAATAAAAATTAGTTGGAACACATAAGTGCACTAAAGCAAAAAGAAtgaaagccgcaagcggcgttgggaggggtccaagcattggcactatcaCGCCCCCTATgaagcgattttaaaatggctttgtcctcatgatcatataccttcacccaacatatctactgaatatcatgatgattgtataaaatattgatgacttacggCCAATTTTTTGCTAAGAGATGCTGTCaaatgacttagttgcgtcgccatggatgtgtcctggccgcttcccgtaaaggcctttactatgtcgtcacttagatggcccggcatgtatgtagagctgcagcgcttccatgccgcaactaaaaaaggcgtcacactagtgttgtcacaatACCCAGATTTTGACGTTGAtgccgataccaggtttagtatcacgatactcgatactgatacgatactgattcaatactcggtacctaacgatactgaaattaccttaatagatcagaaacgtaatgtccacaagggttgacctcattttcgaattcacggtttattaacaacctttaagatgaaccctgttcaacatattaataagcataggcctatagtgttagtgtaacactaaacaatagaaaaatatactaaacatatttcacaaattaaacaattgtaaagtaaataatctttaaacaggtttttcacttttaaatagatctaaaaacagcatattttaataacaatacagcatcttcccataataaaatatttccaaattagaacacctatcgttactgaagtgaactgagtggaagcttgcgctgtatcaacgaaGCTGAATACACAAGCGCATGTCACCAGACTTGGCTACCATAGTTGCTACTGGCATCTAGCAAAAATTCTGACAAATgacacctttcatcctctcaatcagtaatgcggcagacacatttccctggcttttacatttgacctaaaagtacagaacgtcggaaaattcttatactgaaccgttttttttttaagtaccggaAAAGTGCTGACGTTTCAGACGTCAGACACAttttccaatccattgctcggcttagcagagaatgcacatttcagagcgcctcagagacagataataataatacatatttcaaataataaatacaacattgaaaaaaaacgaaacaaaaaacgaaatatcaactcgccatccctgctacctgcatGCTGCCCGCAGAGTAggctaccgtattatttatttcgacattggcagactaggcctacagtataaattgcatcttttgtttatattcaatattagtaattgcaacgagacactgcagctgtagacacaaggaagtttgttatattatggtagcaacggaacgaaccgaaatattttgagcagtaatacttacatagcaatgatgaaattttatgtgttcagtagatagaggcagagacagtaaatcaatgatagttctatccgcttctgttttgctccagaaaacaatgtcagataggtctatcagcaaacatatggcttagcgatgcccagaagtcctcaataataatggtatttcccaagaaattatgaaattatgagTTTCGTTaggtgaatgtgtaagtgaatgcgatgataagaattactcagtgcctgagtagtggggggccataggaacccacctaccaaatttggttgctctaggacttacggttgctgagcctcagacacttttagcagagaaaaataataataataataataataatcctaacagatacaatagggttccacccgcttcactgcttggacccctaataatcctaacagatacaataggattccaccagcttcgctgcttggacccctaataataataataataataatcctaacagatacaatagggttctaccagcttcactgcttagacccctaataataataatcctaacagatacaatagggttccaccagcttcgctgcttggatcCCTAATGAAGACAGAGCCAGCACATGTAAATGTGTGAGAGCAGGTGAGCCTGAAATTTGATAAACAGCCTATGAGTCATTCCATGCCCCCCGACTGTTCAAAGCTTGCTTGTGTGTTGCCTGGCTTTGGTTCCTGGTCCTCCAACTGGCCCACCAAAAACGAAAAGAACGCCTCAGCACTGGTGGGTCCAAACCCATGTGTTTTAAGCACAAGGTCAGCCTCCGGACCCAGCTTTTTAATATTGTCTCTTGTTTTTCCCAGGGCCTGTCTATTAAACAAAAAGGTTATGtaagttttacattttaggtGAATTGTATAAATGTAAACCTGGGCCTGCTCAAATCCATatctgagaaaagaaaagaaatatgatGACAACACATACCTATAATATGTAATTTCAAACATTGTGTCATGAaagatttaacaataaaatgtaaaatacaaattgtAGGGGTGATCCTATCATTTTCCAACTGTTAATTATatgccattcatttttcacccacacacatgcacacgcacctTGGTCACCTTGTAATGTAGAAATGCCCTGGGATATTAAGCTCCTCAGGAAATATTTGGCTAGGCTTTGTCCATATCCCAGGGCAAGGTCTTGTGCCTCTCCCTCTGTAAGGGCACTAAAGTGGACATCTTTGTTTTCACCAGGACAATACAGCAACATTGGGCCTTAGTCAGCACATGTACAAACCTTGAGAACGGTGTTCGAGAGATTAGCAAAGGCCTCTCTGACGTTGAATCTTGCCAAATGTGAAATCTTAGCCATTACAGGTTTACATGCACCCACTACTAAACGTGAGTTATGTAGAATTCTTGGAATGGCTGGCTACTATCGTAGCTTTTGCAGGAACTTTTCTATGGTTGTTGCTCCCCTAACTAGTTCGCTCAGTTCCGTTAGGCAATTCGTTTGGTCCTCAGACTGCCAGAATGCCTTTGAGTGTGTAAATTACTATTGCTAATTTTGCACTTTAATCACAGTAAACACTCTTCACTTGGCATTCCGTTTCAGtcatcttattattattatcactacaATTGCTCATCTTTACATCACCCAgtcttataaatatatatgttacTCACCTCGTGTACCCATAGACCTTTGGGGTCGTAACAGTGACAAATATCACAATATCCAGGAACTGACATGGCCAAGCACATTACTTGAGGCACATTTTTTAATCCTAAGAGAACATGCAAAAGGTGAAATAGACTGCAGCATTAATGGCCTCTCAGAGATGAGATGGGAGCTCCATCTTTCTACTTGTTTCTCTCCTTGTACTATACTGGCGAGAGCTGGGCTCCACAATGGAAGGGACCCACCACACAAAGCTCAGCTGCCCACACTGGTCTTCTAAACAGCAACAGATCTCACATTTTGATTCACTCTGTTCTGAGAGATgtagggctatattttaacgatctagGTGCACagtctaaagcgcatggcgcaagtgcatttagggcatgtccaaatccacttttgctagtttaacggcagATAATCTGAGtgcaaagtaaggcgcatggttcaaagcGGTTGTACTTGGTCTCTTAATtcatcataggtgtgttttgggcataacatgaaataaaccaatcagagtgtcatctctcattccctttaaaagccaggtgcgcttgcaccttggcggattgctattataatgggggatttgctaaatatttttgataaatattatgaccaaccattatgacatgtatttttttgaaacatcgcacgttgtgcacccgcctatgtaggcacatattactatcttaataatgcacccttaaaataacaataaaatactgcaccattgacttaagaccaggtttttgttagTCAATCGCGCAATCactttccgctgcctcaagataccaatgcgcctgaccacacctcattttaagaccaacacgcccatgggcgctcagatTGGCGCAAgaacatttgctatttaaacaacgtgggctctggacgggaaaatgacaactgcgtcggtctgagATTggcaaagacacttgcgttgcactt
Encoded proteins:
- the LOC118225334 gene encoding C-C motif chemokine 20-like, encoding MASTRFFTVALLVIFTLNSFLPQTESVSCCLSYTKRNIHCQKLKGYTIQTYKGICDMDAIIFHTKAGKFICADPSKEQTQGTIQCLNARAKSLS